CGCCTTTCTCCTCGACCTCGGCACGATCTACAAGCCCTCCTCGTGGTTGAGCCTGGGATTCGCCGCGCAAAACTTAGGCAGCGCGCTCAGTTATGCCGGCACGCAGGAAGAGCTCCCCAAGATCCTGCGCGGCGGCGTCGCTCTCAAGAAGCGCCGCTTCGCCCACCACTATGCTTTCGCCTTTGATATCCTCACGGCCTCGGACGAGACGACGCCCAAGGAACACATCGGATTCGAGTACTCGTACGCCAAGCTGTTCGCCCTGCGTTTAGGCTATAAAGCGGGCTACGATACGGAGAATTTGTCCTTCGGCGCCGGATTCACTCGGGATATCGTGTCGGTGGATATCGCATTCGTCCCCTCCGCGGAGTTGGGCGCGACGGTGAAGACCTCCTTAACGTTGAGATTCTGACCCATGTTGATCCAGGCGATCATGCTGCTGACTTTGACCGGACCGCGTCCCGCTTTCGGGAGCGAGGTCGCCGTGTCGACGGACGGCATCATCACTCAAGAAGGCGTCCGCGCGGTCGCACTGTCCCATTCCGGGGAATACCTCGCGGCGGGTGCTAAAGACGGGACGATCACCATCTGGGATGCCGCGAATCGCCGAATCGTCAGCGCCGCGCGCGGTCACAAGGAAGCCGTCACCTCCCTGTCTTTCTCTCCTTCCGGCGCCCTTCTGGCGTCGGCCAGCCTCGATTCGACCATCGGGATATGGAGCGTCCCCGACGGGAAGCGCATCCGAACCCTTTCCGGACATTCGAATTCCGTCAATTCCGTCTCTTTCTCCCGCTCCGACGATGAACTCGTTTCCGCGAGCTCCGACAAGACGGTGCGGATCTGGCGCGCGTCCGATGGAAGCGTCGTCCGGGTCCTGAGGGGAAACACCGGCGAGGTCTACTCGGCGGCCTTCTCTCCCGGAGGAGATACCGTCGCCTCGGCCGGCGAGGATGAAACGGTCCGGCTTTGGAGGACCCGCGACGGAGCCCCGCTTTGGAAAGCTCGAACCGGCCTAATGAACGTCCAATACGCGCTGGCCTTCTCTCCGACCGGGCAACTCATAGCGTCGGCGGGAGAGGATTCACGGATCCAATACCGGCGCGCGGTCGACGGCGGGGCCGCGAGAACGTCGCAGAGCGGGGGCGGAGCGGTTCTGTCGCTGTCCTTCTCTCGATCCGGAGAACAATTGATATCCGCCGGGAAGGACGGCGCCGTCAGAGCCTGGCGGGTGAGCGACGCGGAACTCCTCAAGCAGTTCGACGGCCATGCAGGCGCGACCGGAAGCGTCGCCGTCCCGAGCGAAAGCGGCTTGGTCGCGTCCGCGGGCGAGGACGGAACGATACGGCTTTGGACGCTGCCGAGGACGGGAAACCCCTCTCGCGAATGGGGAGCGACGCCGATCGTTGAAACCGATTTACCGGTCAGCACCACCGAGCAGGCGCTCATCGACGCCGAGCTCGACAAGCTTCCGGACTACCGGACCCCCCGCCGCAACGCCTACGCGGTCATCATCGGATTAGAGCGCTATAGGGACTTGATCGGCGCGGAATACGCGTCTCGCGACGCGATCCTGATTCGAAAATACTTCGAGAAAGCGCTGGGGATCCCCCCCGAGCACATCCTTCTGCGGCAGAACGAGCGCGCGACGCTCGGGGACCTGAAGAGCTATTTCGAGACCTGGCTGAAAGAGAAGGTGTCCGCCGACGCCGAAGTCTTCGTTTATTATGCGGGACACGGAACCCCGAATCCCAAAACCGGCGAGAGCTCAATCGTTCCCTACGATGCGCTTCCCGAAGCCATGGATGACGGCTACCCATTGAAGCGTCTGTATGCGGTTCTGGGCGCGCTCCCCGCCAAACGGGTGCTCGTCATCCTCGATTCTTGTTTCTCGGGAACCGGAGGTCCCCGTACCGTATTGGCTCAGGGCGCCCGTCCGATCATGCCGGTCGTGGAAGACCAGGTACTCTCGTCCGGGAAGGTCGCCGTCATCTCGGCCGCATCCGGCAGCCAGATCAGCGGCACCCATCGCGTCGCGCGGCACGGTTTGCTGACCTACCACATGATCCGCGGCCTCCGCGGCGAGGCGGCGAAGAAGGACGGCACGGTCTCCCTCATCGATCTCTACAGCTACCTCCTCCCGAAAGTCGTCGTGGACGCCCGCAACAGCCACCGTGAGCAAGAGCCGAAGCTTTTGCCTCCCGTCTCGATCGCCGATCCGTGGAACGGCGAGACGCTCTCGATTCTAAAGTGAGATCTGCCAAATGAAAAAATGGACATCGTCAGCGAACCCCTGCTTCCTCGTCACGGCATTGGCGTTTTGCACTTTTCTGAGCGCAGCGGCATCGGCCGAAATAATCACCGTCCACCTAAGGACACTCGATGGAACTCCAATGCCCGGCGAAACGGCAACGTTCTATATCGACTCCCCCTATACGCTGTTGACTTCCCAAACAACCGACGCCGCCGGGAACTGCACTCTTACCGATCTCGTAGCCATCGGCCAATACCGGTGCGTCGAGGTCGTCAAACCGGGCTGGACCTTTTCTATAACCAACAGCGAACCCTATCTCTACCCCGATTACCCGACCAGTCGCGTCTGCACGGGCCTCCATTCCAACGAATACTTCTTCTGGGGACAGCGAGTTGGGGGCACATCCGTTAAAGTCATCGGAGGCGCACGGGGATACGTGAACCCCAACCGCAATGAGACCGCGACTATCGTCTTCGCTCCTCCCTTTTCGGGACTCGTTACGATTAAAATATATAATGCCCGCGGGAATCTTGTCGTCACCAAAACGAAGTTCGCAATCCCCAAAATCCAGAATACGGTCGAGTGGGATGCCCGCAACGCCGAGGGTCAAAAGGTCGCTTCGGGGATTTATACCGCCCACGTCTCCGGTTCGCAGCTGAACTATACGATCAAAATCGCCGTCGTGAGAAAATAAAGCGGCGCAACAGTACGCCGGACGCGCAACTATTCCAGACGGCGCGCCAGCGCGACGATGCGGTCGGCCCGGGACGGCTCGGTCCACGGGAACAGCTTGGCCCGCAGGCGCCCGAGCAGGCCGTCCGCCGGCGTCAGGCCGGCGAGGTGGACCACCTCGAACCCCGCCGCGGCCAGGCAGAAGCGCAGGGACGCGGGCGTGGGGATGCCCTGGGCGTGGTCGCCGAAGCGCTTGAACAGGGTGCGCGCGGGGTCGGCGTACACCGGCGACTCGGCGTGATGGCCCTTGATCAGCAGCCAGCCGCCCGGCTCGAGGCGGTCATGGACGGTCTTCAACGCCCCGCGCATGTCCGGGAAGTAGTAGATCGCCTCGAGGATGGAGATCAGGGCGAAGCGGCGTCCGGCGAGCTCGGCGGGGAGCTCCGGGAAAAGCCCGGGATAGGTCCGGGTGCCGCGGCGGACGGCCTGGGCGCGGGCGGTGGCCTGCGGCTCGACGCCGTGGGCCTCGAAGCCGAGCGCGTCGAGGGCGGCGCAGAAGCCCCCCGTGGACGAGCCCACGTCGAGCGCGGGCCCGCGCCGGTCGACATGGCGGGCGATGAGGCGGCACAAGGGGTCCGACGGCGAGACGGCCGGGTCGAGCGGGCGCTCGCGCTTGTCGAGGGCGTCCAGGACCACGGCGGACAGGTCCGGGCTCAGACGCGGACGCGGGAAGACGGTGCCGCAGGCGCCGCAGCGGAAGAAGGGCCGGGCCGGTCCGGTCGCGCAGGCCTGGGGCGGGCGGAAAGGCTCGGCCGGGGCCGGGCCGCAGAACGGGCAGTCGTCGGCGGAGGAGGCCACCGTCAGACGGTGTAGACCGCCGGGTCGTACTCGCCGCGGTTGTCGCGGACGTAGGCGATGGTCCGGCGCAGGCCTTCCTCGAGGCTCACGCGCGGCTTCCAGCCCAGGAGACGGCGCGCCTTGCGGTTGTCGCACAGCAGGCGGCCGACCTCGCTCTTCGTGGGGCGGACCCGGGCGCGGTCCTCGCGGAGGACGGCGCGGCCGCCCGTGAGCTTCAGGATCGAGCGCGCGGCCTCGCCGATCGAGACGCCACGGCCGGTGCCGAAGTTGATGGTCTCGCCGACGGAGCGAGGGCTCGCGGCCGCCGCGAGGAAGCCCGCGACCGTGTCGTCGACGAAGTTGAAGTCGCGCACCGGGGCCAGGCTGCCGAGCTTGATCTCGGGCCGGCCGGACAGCGCCTGGCAGATGATGGTGGGAAGCACGGCGCGTGCGGACTGGCGCGGGCCGTAGGTGTTGAAGGGGCGCGCGATGGCGACGGGCAGGCCGAAGGAGCGGTGGAAGCTCTCGGCGAGCTGATCGGAGCCGATCTTGGTCGCGGAGTAGGGAGACTGGCCCTGGAGCGGGTGCTTCTCGTCCATCGGGGTGTACAAGGCGGTGCCGTACACCTCGGAGGTGGAGGTCTGCACGACCTTCTTGACCCCATGGCGCAGGCAGGCCTCGAGGACGTTCAAGGTGCCCTCGATGTTGACCGAGACGAAGCTGCGCGGGGCCCGGTAAGAGTACGGGATGGCGATCAAAGCGGCGAGGTTGAAGACGACATCCCGGCCCTTGATGAGCTCGGCGACGAAGGTCGCGTCGGTGACGTCGCCCGGCCAGACCTCGAGGCGGGAGGACAGCTCGCGCGGGACTCGGTCCAGGAAGCCCTTCGTGCCCTTCGAGTTGTAGCGCACCAGGGCCCGGACCTTGGCGCCCTCGCGGAG
The sequence above is drawn from the Elusimicrobiota bacterium genome and encodes:
- a CDS encoding T9SS type A sorting domain-containing protein, encoding MKKWTSSANPCFLVTALAFCTFLSAAASAEIITVHLRTLDGTPMPGETATFYIDSPYTLLTSQTTDAAGNCTLTDLVAIGQYRCVEVVKPGWTFSITNSEPYLYPDYPTSRVCTGLHSNEYFFWGQRVGGTSVKVIGGARGYVNPNRNETATIVFAPPFSGLVTIKIYNARGNLVVTKTKFAIPKIQNTVEWDARNAEGQKVASGIYTAHVSGSQLNYTIKIAVVRK
- a CDS encoding caspase family protein — protein: MSTDGIITQEGVRAVALSHSGEYLAAGAKDGTITIWDAANRRIVSAARGHKEAVTSLSFSPSGALLASASLDSTIGIWSVPDGKRIRTLSGHSNSVNSVSFSRSDDELVSASSDKTVRIWRASDGSVVRVLRGNTGEVYSAAFSPGGDTVASAGEDETVRLWRTRDGAPLWKARTGLMNVQYALAFSPTGQLIASAGEDSRIQYRRAVDGGAARTSQSGGGAVLSLSFSRSGEQLISAGKDGAVRAWRVSDAELLKQFDGHAGATGSVAVPSESGLVASAGEDGTIRLWTLPRTGNPSREWGATPIVETDLPVSTTEQALIDAELDKLPDYRTPRRNAYAVIIGLERYRDLIGAEYASRDAILIRKYFEKALGIPPEHILLRQNERATLGDLKSYFETWLKEKVSADAEVFVYYAGHGTPNPKTGESSIVPYDALPEAMDDGYPLKRLYAVLGALPAKRVLVILDSCFSGTGGPRTVLAQGARPIMPVVEDQVLSSGKVAVISAASGSQISGTHRVARHGLLTYHMIRGLRGEAAKKDGTVSLIDLYSYLLPKVVVDARNSHREQEPKLLPPVSIADPWNGETLSILK
- a CDS encoding class I SAM-dependent methyltransferase; amino-acid sequence: MASSADDCPFCGPAPAEPFRPPQACATGPARPFFRCGACGTVFPRPRLSPDLSAVVLDALDKRERPLDPAVSPSDPLCRLIARHVDRRGPALDVGSSTGGFCAALDALGFEAHGVEPQATARAQAVRRGTRTYPGLFPELPAELAGRRFALISILEAIYYFPDMRGALKTVHDRLEPGGWLLIKGHHAESPVYADPARTLFKRFGDHAQGIPTPASLRFCLAAAGFEVVHLAGLTPADGLLGRLRAKLFPWTEPSRADRIVALARRLE
- a CDS encoding SDR family NAD(P)-dependent oxidoreductase; its protein translation is MKWKNVPVVVTGAGGFIGSHLTEALLREGAKVRALVRYNSKGTKGFLDRVPRELSSRLEVWPGDVTDATFVAELIKGRDVVFNLAALIAIPYSYRAPRSFVSVNIEGTLNVLEACLRHGVKKVVQTSTSEVYGTALYTPMDEKHPLQGQSPYSATKIGSDQLAESFHRSFGLPVAIARPFNTYGPRQSARAVLPTIICQALSGRPEIKLGSLAPVRDFNFVDDTVAGFLAAAASPRSVGETINFGTGRGVSIGEAARSILKLTGGRAVLREDRARVRPTKSEVGRLLCDNRKARRLLGWKPRVSLEEGLRRTIAYVRDNRGEYDPAVYTV